Sequence from the Methanobrevibacter boviskoreani JH1 genome:
AATTAGATTATTCTCCGATTCTAATGCATCTGAGGATATTATTTTACCACCATATGGCTTCTTTGTAGATAAATTTAATAAAGAAGCTGAAAAATTTTATTCCCTTGTTGAAACAGTAAACGATGCAGTTAATTTACAAAGTGAGAAGGATAAGAAACAATTTGTATTAAATTTCAGAGAACTTTCAAGAATATTAAATAAGATGAATACTTTCTCAGAATTTTCATATGATGATATTGAAATGACTGAACAGGATTTCTCAGATTATAAAAGTATTTACTTTGATATTCATGATGAACTTAAAAGTCCAGATAAAGAAAAAGTATCTGTTCTTGATGATATTGACTTTGAACTTGAATTGCTTAGAAATGATAAAATCAATGTAGATTATATTCTTAATATTCTTAAAACAATGGATCCTAAAGATTCAAGTTTTGAGCATGATAAAAAACGTATATTAAATATTATGCAAGAAACTGAACATTTAAGAAGTAAAATCAGTTTAATTGAGAAATTCATTGATGAGGAATTAGGAAATATCAATGATAAAGATTTATCTTTTAATGAAGTATTTGATGGATTCATGTCAAAAGAAAGAGAGAATGCAATTCTGGATATTATTTCTGAAGAGGATTTAAATGAAAAGATTGCTCGTCAAATTTTCGATTATTATGAATATTCCGGTAAACTTGATGAAGATAAACTTAAAAAATCATTTAATCATAATCTCAAATTTAAAGAAAGAAGAAATAAAGTTAAAGAAGTTAAAAATATGATTGAAAATTTCCATGAAAAATTTGATTATTAATTAGAAACTTTTTATTAATTATTGTTTTACTTAATTGAGTTTTTTTTTATTGGTTAAAATTTTATTTTTAAATTTACTTTATTTTTCTATATTTTCTATTTTTTCTATAATTTTTATATTTTTTATATTTTCTATTTTTTTATCTATTTTCTATAAATTGTTTTGATTGGTTTAAATTTACTCTAATATATTATTATATTTTTGTTTTATTCAATATCTATTTTAATATATTATTTTTCTAATTTAATTAATATTTAATTGTATTTATCTATTTAAATTTCTTATTTTTCTTATTTTGTTTTATTTATTTTAGGAAAATTTATTGTAATTAGTAATTAATGACTAAAATTTTCGTTAAGTTTATATATGATGATGTCAAAACAATTAATTGTAATTAGTTACTAAGTACAAATTTTTGTATAAGTAGATAGTTACAAAGAGGTTTAATATTCTTGGGTGAATATTAGTTTATTACTTGAATATGTATATGAATTAAATTCATATACTTTCAAGTATTTCAAATCCTCCTTTAATCGTTGATGGGTTCGACTCCCATTTGGAGGTAAACTCGTTTATACATTTAATATATAATAAGAGACGGTTCTCTATTGTATGTTATTAAAATTTCACCTTTTTTAAGTATAATAAGTAAAATTATCGCAATTACTTATTTACTTTATATTTTAGGTTGAAGTTAAATGATATATCTTAAATTGAAATAAAAATTCTATTTATAGAAAATTTTTAATTGAGATTTAAGTTAAGTTTAAAGATTCTTAATGGGATTATCTATTAATTCTTATTAAGGTTTAAGTTAATTGAATGTTTGAATTTCTTAATGATTGATTTTATTGAGTGAATTTAAGTTAAGTTTAAAGATTCTTAATGGGATTATTTATTAATTCTTATTAAGGTTTAAGTTAATTGAATGTTTGAATTTCTTAATGATTGATTTTATTGAGTGAATTTAAGTTAAGTTTAAAGATTCTTAATAGGATTATTTAATAATTCTTATTGGGGAGGTTTTCATGACTAAAGAAAGACTAAATGATATTGCAGAGGTATATTCTGGAGTTCACTTGTCACGTTTTGTTAATTCAGAAGGTAATTTAAAACCAGTTATCCGAAATAAATTTAAAGAAGAAGGTATATTTGAATTTGAATATAAACATATTTCTGATGATTTAAATCAGAAATATTATTCAAAAAAAGATGATATTGTAATATCATTATCTGAACCAAATACTGTTACTCGATTAAATGAGGAAGGATATATTATTACAATGAACTTTGCAGTAATTAGATTAAAAGAAGGTTACAATCCATCATTCTTTTATCATCTACTAAAAAGTAATTATTTCCTTTCTGAACTACATAAATTACGTGAAGGAGGAGCTTTAAGAATAATTAAAGTTGCAGACTTAAGAAAAATTAAATTTGACATTCCTGATTTAGAAACTCAAAAGAAATATGGGATGTTTTTGGATTTAATTGACAATAAAATAAAATTAGAAAAAGAACTTATTAAATATCAAAATGATTACAAGGAAGCAATAATTGAAGATATTTATAGATAGATTCTATTTATTGCTTCTTATTAAATCAATATTGTATTTATAAATAAAATATTCTATTAAATAGTGGAATTTGTATTAAATTATTAAATAATAAATATTGTATTAGTTTATTAAAAAACCTTTATAAACTATTAAATAAGTAAATGTTTGCATTAGAATTTGATAAATAAATCTTTTGTATAATTGTTAAATAAGTAAATGTTTTATATAAACTATTAGATAAGTAAATGTTTTGTATTAAAAGCTATTAAATATATGGAAAATTATTAGACCTTTAAGGGGCGTGAATTATTATGGCAAGTCAAGAATTAGAAAGTAAACTTTGGGCAATTGCAGATGAATTAAGAGGAAATATGGATGCTAATGAATTTAAAAATTACATATTGGGATTTATATTTTACAGATACCTCTCTGAAAAATTAGAAATTCACATGAACAAAGAATTAGAAGTAGATGGTATCACTTTTAAAGAAGCATGGGAACGTGATGACTATAAGGAAGATTTGAAAGATGAAGGAATAGATTCATTAGGATACTTTATTGAACCTCAACATTTATTTAGTTGCATTATTAAAAAAGCTAAAGTTGGAGATTTCATATTGGATGATCTTAATAAAGCATTAAATTATATTAGTAATTCCTGTATTGGTACTGAAAGTCAAGATGATTTCAGCAATCTTTTTGAGGATGTGGATCTTCATTCATCTAAACTTGGAAGAACAAATGATGATAAAAATAAGTTAATATCAAAAATATTACTCCATTTAAATGATATTGATTTTGAACTTGAAAATAGTGAATCAGATATTCTTGGTGATGCATATGAATACTTGATAAGTCAATTTGCATCTAGTGCAGGTAAAAAAGCAGGGGAATTTTACACTCCACAAGAGGTTTCAAAAGTACTTGCTAAAATCGTGACATTAGGTAAAAAACGTATTAAATCAGTATATGATCCAACATGTGGTTCTGGTTCATTACTTCTACGTGTATCTAAAGAAGCAGATGTAGCAAACTTTTATGGTCAGGAATTAAATCAAACAACATATAACCTTGCACGTATGAATATGATTCTTCATGGAGTTAAATATCAGGACTTTGACATTAAACAAGGAGACTCATTGGAGCATCCAATGCATAAGAACATGAAATTTGAAGCAATCGTTGCCAATCCACCATTCAGTGCAAAATGGAGTGCAGATAAATCCTTCCTTGATGATGAACGTTTCAGTGCTTATGGAAAATTAGCACCTAAATCAAAAGCAGACTATGCATTTGTACAACATATGATATATCATCTTGATGAAAATGGTACAATGGGCATTGTACTTCCTCATGGAGTATTATTTAGAGGGGCTGCAGAAAGTAAAATACGCAGATATTTAATTGAAGAAAAAAACTATTTAGATGCAGTAATTGGTCTACCTGCAAATATCTTTTATGGTACAAGTATACCAACATGTATATTAATATTTAAAAAATGTAGAACAGAAGATGAAGATATTCTCTTTATTGATGCTTCACAAGATTTTGAAAAAGCTAAAAATCAAAATAAACTAAGAAAAGAAGATATTGATAAAATAGTAAATACATATGCTAAACGTGAAGAAATTGATAAGTATTCACACAAAGCAACAATGGAAGAAATTGAAGAAAATGATTACAATCTCAATATACCAAGATATGTAGATACTTTTGAAGAAGAAGAACCTATTGATCTTGATGAAGTTTGTAAGGAACTTAAAGAAATTTCAATTAAAGAAAAAGAAGTTGATGAAGAAATTAATAAAATCTGTGAAGAACTTGGAATTCAATCACCAATATTTTAAAATTTAGGGGGTAAAATATGAGTGATGATAATAATGTTTCTACTAAGAAACAAGATATACATGATGACAATCAACATGTCCCAGAGTTAAGATTTCCTGGTTTTACTGATGAATGGAAGTCAAAAAAAGGAAAATTTTTATTTGAAATATTTGGTGGAGGTTCATTTAAAAGTGAAGATTCCATGATTAATGGAGTTAAATGGTTAAAAATTGCAAATGTTGGAATTAATAAAATAAAAAATGATGAAATATCATATTTACCATATGAATACTTGAAAAAATATGATAAATTTATACTTAAGGAAGGAGACCTAGTTATTGCACTTACTAGACCTATTTTAAATAAAGAATTGAAAATTTCTTTTGTAAATAATGAATTTAATAATTCTTTATTAAATCAAAGAGTAGGAAAAATAGAATCAAAAAACAAAATTATTTTAAAATTTATTTATTATTTATTACAATTACCACGTAACATTTATTATATGGAAAGTAGAATTGTAGGAACTGATCCTCCTAATTTATCAAATAAAGATTTATTAAATCAAACATATATTTTACCTTCTATTCCAGAACAATATAAAATTTCTAATTTTATATCAAAAATTGATAGGAAAATTGACTTATTAGAAAAAACATTATGTTTACACCAAAAATATGAAAAACAGTTAAGAGAGAATATTTTTAATTTTAAAATGAACAATATAAATTTTAAAAGATATTCCTTAGGAGATATTGCAGAAATTAAAAAAGGTTTTACACCATCAACTAAAAATCCAAAATACTGGAATTATGGTAAATATCATTGGTTAAGTATTGCAGATATGGATAAAAAATATATTACCAATTCTAAACAGAAAATTTCTGAAGAAGCAATAAAAAATAAAGAAATTATAAAAAAAGATACATTAATAATGAGTTTTAAACTAACTATTGGAAAATTAGCAATATTAAAAGAGGATATGTATACTAATGAAGCAATTGCTAATTTTACATGGAAAAATGATAAAATCTCAACAGAATATATGTATTTTTATTTAAAAACATTAAATATCAAAAAATATGGATCACAAGCAGCAAAAGGAATTACATTAAATAATGATACATTAAATGCAATACCTATTATGCTTCCTGAATTTAATATACAACTTAATATAGTTAATATATTATTAACATTTAATAAGAAAATTGAATTAATTAATGAAAAATTAAATAATTTAAAATATTTTAAGAAATTTTTACTTCAAAAAATGTTTATTTAAACAAACATTTTTTGTAATAATCCTTTTTTAAAATTATATAAATATTCTTTTTCTTTAATTAAAATATTTTGTCTTTCAATTAATTTATTAAACATTTTAACTTGATTATTTTGTTTTTCAATTGGAGGCAATGGAATTTTAATATTTAAAAATTCTTCAGGTGATATTCTTTTGGATCCAGTACCTGTTGAGTATTTTTCTAAACGAGAATAATAATTTTTTCTAGAAATAAAGTAATAAAACCAATATGGATTTAATTTATTATTAATAAAATCAAATGAGGGAATATCACTAGAAGACATATATCCATCTAATTCTTTTGGAATAATTCCAAAAGCACCTTTATAAAGATTTTGTTTACCATAAATAAATTGTCCTTTTTTTCTAATATATTGTGTTGTAACACCTTCTTTTTCTGTTGTTTTTGTTTCTCTAGGTACTATTCCTTTTAAATTTAATTTAACAGTTAATCTTTTATTAATATTATCATTACATTTAATTTTAGAAATTTTCATAAAATTATTTAATTTAAATTTAGGATAATTTAAATTTGAAAATATACTTTCTTTTAAACCTTCAATGAATTTTTGGTGTTAAGATATTATATTAATTAATTTAATTAATAAACTTAAAATAATATTTTAAACTAATACTTTTTAATAAAATATTTATTTTTATTTCATTTAAAAAAAGTTTATGTATACAAACGAACTTTTTATTAAATTTTGTAAAGAAAGAAATATTAAAGATAGTACTATGAAAGGATATGAATCTGCATTGAAGAAATATACATCTTTTCATAATAAAACTATTAATTATTTACTTAAAGAAGCTTTAAAAGATGAAGAAAAAAGGATTCCACTTAAAGAAAGAAAAATTAAAAAAAGACTTCTTGATTATCGTAATTATTTACTAAATAGTACTATGTCACCTAATACTGCAAAAACATATTTTTCAAAATTAAAAACATTTTATATACACTTTGAAATTGAAATACCACATTTACCTGATGCAAAATATGATAAAGTTTATGAAACAAATTATTTAGATCTACCTACTAAAGAACATA
This genomic interval carries:
- a CDS encoding restriction endonuclease subunit S, with the protein product MTKERLNDIAEVYSGVHLSRFVNSEGNLKPVIRNKFKEEGIFEFEYKHISDDLNQKYYSKKDDIVISLSEPNTVTRLNEEGYIITMNFAVIRLKEGYNPSFFYHLLKSNYFLSELHKLREGGALRIIKVADLRKIKFDIPDLETQKKYGMFLDLIDNKIKLEKELIKYQNDYKEAIIEDIYR
- a CDS encoding type I restriction-modification system subunit M, coding for MASQELESKLWAIADELRGNMDANEFKNYILGFIFYRYLSEKLEIHMNKELEVDGITFKEAWERDDYKEDLKDEGIDSLGYFIEPQHLFSCIIKKAKVGDFILDDLNKALNYISNSCIGTESQDDFSNLFEDVDLHSSKLGRTNDDKNKLISKILLHLNDIDFELENSESDILGDAYEYLISQFASSAGKKAGEFYTPQEVSKVLAKIVTLGKKRIKSVYDPTCGSGSLLLRVSKEADVANFYGQELNQTTYNLARMNMILHGVKYQDFDIKQGDSLEHPMHKNMKFEAIVANPPFSAKWSADKSFLDDERFSAYGKLAPKSKADYAFVQHMIYHLDENGTMGIVLPHGVLFRGAAESKIRRYLIEEKNYLDAVIGLPANIFYGTSIPTCILIFKKCRTEDEDILFIDASQDFEKAKNQNKLRKEDIDKIVNTYAKREEIDKYSHKATMEEIEENDYNLNIPRYVDTFEEEEPIDLDEVCKELKEISIKEKEVDEEINKICEELGIQSPIF
- a CDS encoding restriction endonuclease subunit S codes for the protein MSDDNNVSTKKQDIHDDNQHVPELRFPGFTDEWKSKKGKFLFEIFGGGSFKSEDSMINGVKWLKIANVGINKIKNDEISYLPYEYLKKYDKFILKEGDLVIALTRPILNKELKISFVNNEFNNSLLNQRVGKIESKNKIILKFIYYLLQLPRNIYYMESRIVGTDPPNLSNKDLLNQTYILPSIPEQYKISNFISKIDRKIDLLEKTLCLHQKYEKQLRENIFNFKMNNINFKRYSLGDIAEIKKGFTPSTKNPKYWNYGKYHWLSIADMDKKYITNSKQKISEEAIKNKEIIKKDTLIMSFKLTIGKLAILKEDMYTNEAIANFTWKNDKISTEYMYFYLKTLNIKKYGSQAAKGITLNNDTLNAIPIMLPEFNIQLNIVNILLTFNKKIELINEKLNNLKYFKKFLLQKMFI
- a CDS encoding restriction endonuclease subunit S is translated as MKISKIKCNDNINKRLTVKLNLKGIVPRETKTTEKEGVTTQYIRKKGQFIYGKQNLYKGAFGIIPKELDGYMSSSDIPSFDFINNKLNPYWFYYFISRKNYYSRLEKYSTGTGSKRISPEEFLNIKIPLPPIEKQNNQVKMFNKLIERQNILIKEKEYLYNFKKGLLQKMFV